A portion of the Oscillospiraceae bacterium genome contains these proteins:
- a CDS encoding alpha/beta hydrolase — protein sequence MKKQNLTLAGVPAILYGKRSRKVYLYVHGKNGCKEEAERFANTACAAGWQVLAIDLPEHGARRDRPEQLLPWAVVPEIQAVYARMQPVWPHIRLYGVSIGAWLAMQALRAEKPEKALLVAPVVDMETLILSMMQGAHVTEEQLKAAGEIHTEMGETLSWPYLCWVREHPLNWHGRTQVLYGDKDALTSRAVIERFRQQSGAHLTILQGGEHWFHTSVQMAAVQTWEEANL from the coding sequence ATGAAAAAACAAAATCTTACCCTTGCGGGCGTTCCGGCCATCCTGTACGGCAAGCGCAGCCGCAAGGTGTATCTTTATGTCCACGGGAAAAACGGCTGCAAGGAAGAGGCTGAGCGCTTTGCAAACACCGCCTGCGCAGCAGGCTGGCAGGTGCTGGCCATCGACCTGCCCGAACACGGAGCGCGCAGGGACCGCCCGGAACAGCTGCTGCCGTGGGCGGTGGTGCCGGAAATTCAGGCAGTCTATGCCCGGATGCAGCCGGTCTGGCCGCATATCCGGCTCTATGGGGTCAGCATCGGGGCATGGCTGGCGATGCAGGCATTGCGGGCAGAAAAGCCGGAAAAGGCCCTGCTCGTGGCCCCGGTGGTGGATATGGAAACCCTCATCCTGAGCATGATGCAGGGCGCCCATGTCACCGAGGAACAACTGAAGGCGGCAGGGGAGATCCACACGGAGATGGGCGAGACGCTTTCGTGGCCGTATCTGTGCTGGGTGCGGGAACATCCGCTGAACTGGCATGGCCGCACGCAGGTGCTCTATGGGGACAAAGATGCCTTGACCTCCCGTGCTGTGATCGAGCGGTTCCGCCAGCAGAGCGGGGCACATCTGACCATCCTGCAGGGCGGGGAACACTGGTTCCACACCTCGGTGCAGATGGCTGCTGTGCAAACGTGGGAAGAAGCAAACCTTTGA
- the tsf gene encoding translation elongation factor Ts: MAISAKDVMELRKQTDCGMMECKKALTEADGNFEKAIEILRERGLATAAKKAGRIAAEGMVYADYCPECKVGVVIEVNAETDFVAKNDKFVKFVKDTTKVIMEQNPADVEALMNCKMGDETVDQALKELILVIKENIKVRRFVRYEGVCSAYVHGGGTHGILVNFETTNGIEAKDEFVAYGKDIAMQVAAANPGYVDEASVPAEVVAKEKEIMLVQMAGDPKTANKPEAVKQKMIEGKIKKFFKENCLVDQEFVKDGDLTVAQYTAKVAKDLGGDIKIVKFARFQKGEGLEKRADDFAAEVASMVK, translated from the coding sequence ATGGCTATTTCTGCAAAGGACGTTATGGAACTGCGCAAGCAGACCGACTGCGGCATGATGGAGTGCAAGAAGGCTCTGACCGAGGCTGACGGCAACTTTGAGAAGGCAATCGAGATCCTGCGCGAGCGTGGTCTGGCTACCGCTGCCAAGAAGGCTGGCCGTATTGCTGCTGAGGGCATGGTCTACGCTGATTACTGCCCCGAGTGCAAGGTCGGTGTTGTCATCGAGGTCAACGCTGAGACCGACTTCGTTGCCAAGAACGACAAGTTCGTCAAGTTCGTCAAGGACACCACCAAGGTCATCATGGAGCAGAACCCTGCTGACGTTGAGGCCCTGATGAACTGCAAGATGGGCGATGAGACTGTCGATCAGGCTCTGAAGGAGCTGATCCTGGTCATCAAGGAGAACATCAAGGTCCGCCGTTTCGTCCGTTACGAGGGCGTCTGCTCTGCATACGTCCACGGCGGCGGCACCCACGGCATCCTGGTCAACTTCGAGACCACCAACGGCATCGAGGCCAAGGACGAGTTCGTTGCTTACGGCAAGGACATCGCAATGCAGGTCGCAGCTGCCAACCCCGGCTATGTGGACGAGGCATCTGTCCCCGCCGAGGTCGTGGCCAAGGAGAAGGAAATCATGCTGGTCCAGATGGCTGGCGATCCCAAGACCGCCAACAAGCCTGAGGCTGTGAAGCAGAAGATGATCGAGGGCAAGATCAAGAAGTTCTTCAAGGAGAACTGCCTGGTCGATCAGGAGTTCGTCAAGGACGGCGACCTGACGGTTGCTCAGTACACCGCAAAGGTCGCAAAGGACCTGGGCGGCGACATCAAGATCGTCAAGTTTGCCCGCTTCCAGAAGGGCGAAGGCCTGGAGAAGCGTGCTGACGATTTCGCTGCTGAAGTTGCAAGCATGGTGAAGTAA
- the rpsB gene encoding 30S ribosomal protein S2, producing MAVVSMKQLLEAGVHFGHQTRRWNPKMKKYIFTERNGIYIIDLQKTVKKLDEAYNYVKEVAAEGGDILFVGTKKQAQESIRDEALRCGMHYVNARWLGGMLTNFRTIRKRIDRMDQLAKMKENGTFELLPKKEVAKLELEMEKLDKYLGGVKNMKTLPKAMFIVDPHKERIAVAEARKLNIPIVAIVDTNCNPDEIDYVIPGNDDAIRAVKLIAGAMADAVLEGKQGNQEAAPAEDAANA from the coding sequence ATGGCAGTCGTTTCTATGAAGCAGCTTCTCGAGGCAGGTGTGCACTTCGGTCACCAGACCCGCCGCTGGAACCCCAAGATGAAGAAGTACATCTTCACCGAGCGCAACGGCATCTACATCATCGATCTGCAGAAGACCGTGAAGAAGCTGGACGAGGCTTACAACTATGTGAAGGAAGTTGCAGCTGAGGGCGGCGATATCCTGTTCGTCGGCACCAAGAAGCAGGCTCAGGAGTCCATCCGTGACGAGGCTCTGCGCTGCGGCATGCACTATGTCAACGCTCGCTGGCTGGGCGGTATGCTGACCAACTTCCGCACCATCCGTAAGCGCATCGACCGCATGGATCAGCTGGCTAAGATGAAGGAGAACGGCACCTTCGAGCTGCTGCCCAAGAAGGAAGTGGCTAAGCTGGAGCTGGAGATGGAGAAGCTGGACAAGTACCTGGGCGGCGTCAAGAACATGAAGACCCTGCCGAAGGCTATGTTCATCGTCGATCCTCACAAGGAGCGCATCGCTGTTGCTGAGGCCCGCAAGCTGAACATCCCCATCGTGGCTATCGTTGATACCAACTGCAACCCCGACGAGATCGACTACGTGATCCCCGGCAACGACGACGCAATCCGCGCTGTCAAGCTGATCGCTGGCGCTATGGCTGATGCTGTGCTGGAAGGCAAGCAGGGCAACCAGGAGGCCGCTCCCGCTGAGGATGCAGCAAACGCCTGA